A stretch of the Carassius carassius chromosome 50, fCarCar2.1, whole genome shotgun sequence genome encodes the following:
- the LOC132133594 gene encoding carbohydrate sulfotransferase 1-like — protein sequence MQCSWKAVILLALVSIAIQYTAIRTFTSKPFHMCSVPNPLNCGLGQDVESFDRMCDEYPYFNFNSSRKTHILILATTRSGSSFVGQLFNQHSDVFYLFEPLYHVQTTFIPHLSHSRYAAERRVMLGASRDLLRSLYNCDLYFLESYIKPQPANHTTDKLFRRGASKALCSMPVCDAFSPSDGNIEEGDCVRKCASLNLTLATESCRERRHMAIKTVRIPEVSDLKALIEDPRINLKVIQLVRDPRGILSSRIETFRDTYRLWRIWRATGRKPYNLDLTQLTTVCDDFLNSVSTGLSRPPWLRGRYMLVRYEDLARNPLQKTKEVYEFLGLSLEKSVVNWIHNNTRGNNDVSAKHKYGTLRDSAANAESWRLKLSHDIVDYTQTVCQHILDELGYKAVNSPEELKNMSLSLIEDKTFIPFL from the coding sequence ATGCAATGTTCCTGGAAGGCTGTGATTCTGCTTGCATTGGTGTCAATAGCGATCCAATACACAGCAATCAGGACTTTCACATCTAAGCCTTTTCATATGTGCTCTGTTCCTAACCCTTTGAACTGTGGCTTGGGGCAGGATGTGGAGTCCTTCGATCGGATGTGTGATGAGTACccatattttaatttcaattccTCCAGGAAGACACACATCCTCATCTTGGCGACCACCCGAAGCGGCTCCTCTTTCGTTGGACAGTTGTTCAACCAGCATTCAGATGTGTTCTATCTCTTTGAACCACTCTATCATGTCCAAACGACCTTTATCCCTCACCTATCTCACAGCAGATATGCTGCTGAGCGCAGAGTGATGCTGGGAGCCAGTCGTGACCTTCTTAGAAGCTTGTACAACTGCGACTTGTATTTCTTAGAGAGCTACATCAAGCCACAGCCGGCAAACCATACCACGGATAAACTGTTTCGACGAGGAGCCAGCAAAGCACTCTGCTCCATGCCGGTTTGTGATGCTTTCAGCCCCAGTGATGGCAATATAGAAGAGGGCGATTGTGTTCGAAAGTGTGCCTCCCTTAACTTGACCCTCGCTACTGAATCATGTCGGGAAAGACGCCACATGGCCATTAAAACAGTGCGTATTCCAGAAGTCAGTGATCTTAAGGCACTGATCGAGGACCCTCGGATTAATCTGAAAGTTATCCAGCTGGTGAGGGACCCGCGTGGGATATTATCTTCTCGGATTGAAACCTTTCGGGACACATACCGCTTATGGCGGATCTGGAGAGCCACAGGCCGTAAACCGTACAACTTGGATTTGACTCAGCTCACGACAGTGTGCGACGACTTTCTGAACTCGGTGTCCACCGGCTTGAGCCGACCGCCGTGGCTTCGTGGACGGTACATGCTGGTGAGATACGAGGACCTGGCCAGGAATCCACTCCAAAAAACCAAGGAGGTTTATGAATTCCTTGGTctttctttggaaaaaagtgtggTGAACTGGATACATAACAACACAAGAGGCAATAACGACGTGTCAGCAAAGCATAAGTACGGCACATTGAGGGACTCAGCGGCCAATGCAGAGAGCTGGAGGTTGAAATTGTCTCATGACATAGTTGATTACACACAAACTGTTTGTCAGCACATTTTAGACGAGCTTGGCTACAAAGCTGTCAACTCCCCAGAGGAGCTGAAAAACATGTCGCTTTCGCTCATTGAGGACAAAACCTTCATACCTTTTTTGTAA